The Hominilimicola fabiformis genome segment ATAATTCAATCTTTTCACCTGTTTCACGATTTACAAAATTAATTTCAAGTTCACAACCAAGAGCATTGGCAATGGCGGTCAATTCCCTTTCGTCAAAATTATTACGCGACATTTTATTTGACAAATTCTGTCTTGAGCAATTTAATTGATTGGCCAATTCAGTCATTGTAAAATTATTGCGTTTCATAATTACTTTTATTTTTTCTACTGTTGTAAGCATATAAATCATCCTTTCTATTGTATCATCTCATATTAACATTATACATTTAATAATTTAAAATATAAACAAAAAATCTAAAATTTCAACTCACACGCTCCGCGGGAAGTGTGATGGTATCACATTTTCGGCAAATCTAATTAGTAATTTAATATTACTATACTTTCGCACATAAATACGATTATATAAACATTTACGCTACACAATCGAATTTGTCTGGATTTAGACGTAAAAAAGGTACTGCATACGCAGTACCTTTGTAAGCCGTAAAATCAAATTAAAGTACAGCTTCCCACAATTCAGGATGTGGATTAGCAATAACTTCTGTATTGATAAGCACGCCTTGTTCAGTCGCAATTCTTGCTCCTGCCTCAACGCCTGCTTTAACGTCTGCAACATCACCTGTCATTGAAACAAAGCATTTACCGCCCAAACCACGAGCCACACGAACTTCGATAAGTTCGATGTCACCGGCTTTAACAGCAGCGTCGGCTGCTTGAATTGCACTTGCGGCAGTAAATGTTTCAACAATACCGAATGCTTTCTTTTCCTTAACATCGGCTGTTCCGCAAATTGCCTCAAATACGTTATCACCAAGATTACCTATTACAAATTTATCAATAAGTGCATCTTCTGCGATAAGTTCCGCTCTGTCAACAGCCGCATGAATAGCAGAAAGTTCTCCGCCTACGATTGTGACAAATTTACCCGGACAAACCGAACCTGAACTTATAAGCACGATACCCGCACTCTTTAGCATTTCATCAGTTACAACAATACCCTTAGATACGTTTTTTACTTCAACTAATCCTATTGAATTCATCATCTCTCACCCACTATCTTTCAATAATAACAAATCTGTCTGTGACTGCCTTAACCTTGCCGTCAATGCTTGCGTGCATTGTTGTACCAAGGTCCTCGTATGCTGTTTGAGCAACAACGTCACCAACTTTAACTGTATCGCCGACCTTTACAGTAGCACTTGCCGGCTTACCAACGTGTTGTTTAAGTTCGATATAAACTTCGTTTGGAGCAAAGTCTATATACTTTCTTTCAACGTGTGCTTTAACATACTTTCTTATTCCCAGTCTGTCAATCAGAACAGACGAAGATACAAGTCTTGACGCTCTTTCAGGTCTTACCTGTTGTGGCGCTTGATTATTCTGACGTCTTAGACCCTTTCTTCCAAGAGCACCTTTGACGTCCATTGAAATCTTCTGCGGGTCAAGCATTTGCTGACAACCGATAACGGTACAGACACCGC includes the following:
- a CDS encoding helix-turn-helix domain-containing protein, which encodes MLTTVEKIKVIMKRNNFTMTELANQLNCSRQNLSNKMSRNNFDERELTAIANALGCELEINFVNRETGEKIEL
- a CDS encoding BMC domain-containing protein, whose amino-acid sequence is MMNSIGLVEVKNVSKGIVVTDEMLKSAGIVLISSGSVCPGKFVTIVGGELSAIHAAVDRAELIAEDALIDKFVIGNLGDNVFEAICGTADVKEKKAFGIVETFTAASAIQAADAAVKAGDIELIEVRVARGLGGKCFVSMTGDVADVKAGVEAGARIATEQGVLINTEVIANPHPELWEAVL